The nucleotide sequence GTAAGTACTGCCGACAGCGCCGCTTTTTTGGCATAAATGGTGTGTTGTGAGCAGCACGTTTTACGAgattgtatatctatatacattaccatatataaatatacgtcACGTTTTAAATAGAAAAACATTCGACGACTTAAGCATTGGGTTAGAAAGTACATACACAGTATGTTTTTTGATCTCCAACGTTCATtattagaattaaaaaagtgCCTGAATCATCGGCAAAAGCTTTCAAAAAGATTACACGTGAGTCTCTGCACGCAACACCCtgatacttaaaaaaaaatccggtAGGCAGCGCTCGCGTTTGGCGTCAAAACGTACTCACCTAGCGTATAATGTGtgagaatattttataagattATTAACTAAAACAGCACCTAAGCAATTAATTATTgcttgaaataaatttaaacaagCGTTTAGTACAATACTTTAAATACAAACATAACTTTTAAGTTTTTATGCCAATTGAACATCCATTTTCTCAATCAAATTGATACTATAATCACTTAATTTGTTTCAGTTCCgagtattatttattcaaatagcGAAACAGTGGGCTAGTATTACTGATGAAACAGAGTGTAAAATACTCGCTGATAATGTCAAACTCTGCCATCCATTATGTACTTTTTATCGAGGTAATATTAGAGGTTCTCATCGCAGAATTATTACATGTATAAAATTCTAACACGATTTTTTCCTCATACTGCACCGTGAGTACCACATTCTCTTCGGCCGCTAGTGTGAGGAAAGTCAGTATATTTGCGCCACGGGAGGAAACTTGGAAAATTGAGTTTTTCCATATTTGGACACGTGATATGCTATGAAAATGTTTGTCTTGTAAGCTCGACCTAGGTGGTTCCAATACGCGTCTCGGCGGCCATGACTGCCAGGCACCAATAGAAGAACAAAATGCATAACTACCGCGAATTCAAAAGTATGAAGTGGATGGCATGGACTGAAGTCGGGATTCAAACCAGGCAttatttcaaacattttttatgccTGTATACAGATTATTTCTAGATTTTCACTTTATAGAATTAGATAAAGGTGCCTATTTTGCGGAAAATTGTGCGAAAATAATGTTGGTTTGTGTGGAAACAGCCCTCCATGCTCTCCACattataaatttgaatttgtaaCCGTGATGCGTTCGCATACTGGGTCAAGCTTGCGGGTCAAACATCCTCATTGTTAATCGAACTTGATTTATTGGACTACATCTTGGACGCGTAGATTGCACTCGCCTTTGACTTGTAATTACATAATGATTGATGAATCAATTTGCATTAGTTATGGCTGTTTTTGCTCTTTCATCTTATGCATGTTTGCCAAGCTTTGGGCCAGTTATTATGAACATCTTATTACCACTGAACGAGACTCGTCAAAAGCGTATACCTGCTCCTGCTGAATACTTCGTAGACgaggaaaaatatttttatatattattctcACATGGCATGATACTGTACATGTTAGTTTGTGTGCTTTACGTAACTATTGACAGTATGTATTCATGTATTGTGCATCACACTGTGGGACTTGTCGGAATTGTAACGTAAGTTTGATGTTTCATAACTCTAGTATTACAAGTATTACTACTAAAATTTCCAACAAATTTGTATACAAAcattgtaattaaaattatatttaagatACCGCCTGCAAAATATAATTGATCTTGACATTACATCATCTCCAAAAAATCATACAAACAACTTAGAAATTAGAAGACGATTAAGAAGAGCCATTACGTTACATAAAGAATCCATAGAGTTTCGTCATTTATCTATTAAAACTACTATTCACAATCTTCCATCcttgttattaaataaaaattttacgatttcCTTTGTAGGTTTGCTGAAAATATAGAAGCCACGTACAGTTTATGTTTTATAATTGTCATGTTCGTGAACTTATTTTCTATGGTTTTTACTGCAGCCTGTGTATAccatttgaaatatttttcaaccGCATTTAATAACTTTACAAGCACTACAAATAGCTTTTTATCTTATTGTAGGGTATCAGAACTCTGCATTACGATAAGGTCGAGTCATTTCGGTGGTTAATGTTATACGGAAGTATAATCTTTCATCTATTTTTCAATAGTAATCCAGGGCAAAACTTATTCGATAAAACTAGtgaaattataaatacttTGTAAGAAACATAAATACTAAACATTTATATTTGTGGTTCCCAGGAATAACCGCCTAAGACCAGTTTTGTGATTGCCACATTATAAGTACCAGTTTCGTGCTTTTTCAGAAGAATTGATccaaagaaaatgaaaaatcaacgTAAATACATTCCCTGAAGTGTGCGCCTAAGTCCATTATTCCCGTAAAAACCGCCCCACTTGAAGGGTTTGCTGTGAAACcggaaaaaacaaaacaaattttgaGATCCCGTGACCATAGTTGGCACGCTTTTGGATAACCAATTCAACTGATGAATTACCGAGACTTATTTCTTTAGCTTCGATGTTGCAGATCGGTACGAACATAAAGTCGCGTTTTCTCGAAAGCATGAAAAATGAACTTAGTCGGATTTTTCGGGAACCCACAGCTATACATGAGTATATTTTTGCATGGATTATCAGTTTTAAGCgtttattaaaagttttttaaataataatttaggtACTTTACTGCATGGTATGATTCAGGCATTTCGACAAGCAATAAAAGGATTATTCAAATTATGATGATAAGATGCTTACGGCCTTGTCAACTGACTGCCGGCGGTTTACTGGTATTGAATATGTTTAATTTCGGAGCGGTGAGTTCATTGTAATTGTACCTCTTTTAATCTCTTTCGAACACTTTATTTTTACCTAAAGCgaaatatttgtatatgctTTAAACAAATGGACCTTTCTGCAATATTTGAATCTGAATCGTTTGGCtcattaattttgttattctaATGCACTATATACTtaatattagcaatatttaattaaatgtcGTGTATTTTTACTTTAGATTGTAAAAACTTCATTTTCCTACATAACAATGCTGCTTTCTGTAGGCTAATTTGAAAGGCAGACAAGCTAAGATAAGGGCAGTCTTACTTTAATGTTGGCAGTATTTTGAGTTAGAAGGTACTCCGAAACTAATTGCTAAATTtgttaaatgtatattttttcacaaaaataaaaactaactTGAAAAGTATAAGTGTTAAGAGCCCTCGGGAGCATAGATATAGAtagaatttatatatatagtaaacgagaaaaataggggttccttaCATCCCAACTTGTGAATCAACCACTGGACCGATGACGCtgaaaattatatatcttATTGTTTGGTATACCCTTTCTGCGGTGAAGCGAGCTTATAAACATTCGTATGCCCgctgtatcaaaaataattatttaaattttccttAAATATGCCTTTTAGATAGAGCTGTCCGATCTTCAAATGTTTACTTTGATTGTACCCGAAACCCCAAAAGCAAACGCGTCGTATGCGTTGCGTGCCGTGTGCGCGTCTATCTGCGTGGCAATCCTACCTATAGCCGTCGTGCATTAGCGTATAAACCATGCATGAGAATAAACTTGTTCACTAAGAAAATGATGCAAGAAAGGCCAAATCacgattttttattgtatttctGTCACAAAGTCGTGGAATTGCATCGTCGACACGAAgtcgtaatatactataactTTATCTAAATAGTGCAAATAGCGCTAGCAATAAGTTCCAACTGTTATgtactatttttcatttttaactaTATCGAGGGCTTAAATAGGTATTTTcttatacttttattttaaaacttagatcaacattttatttttgtttgggcAGCTGTATATAACTGGCAGTGAAAAAAGTCAAACAACAGCCACAATTAATAGGCATATATATACAGCACGTAAAATTATTGTTCGCATGTCCCAGCCggtaaaaataacatttcaaACACATATACTGTAAAATAATACGCCAGAAGTCTATTGTTTAAAGTAAAGGTTATTTGTTTCAGTTCAATAATTCAAACTACAAAGATcgataacaaaaattaaaccACGCGCAGACTTCTCTATAGaatctgcttttttttcatgttATGTTTGCTTGGCAACGAAcgatctttatttatttttggatCCACCGATCAATCTCTCTCGTTTGTCTTAAATTGTTCGAAAGGTTCTTTTTCTTGATCAATCTCAAGCCCTTTAATCTTTTAAGAAACTCTCAAGTTTCTTTTTCATATGCCAGAAGTCTGACCTAGAGTCGCGAGCACCTCACGGTGGATGTTGTACCGTAGCTTATCCGCATGCTTACAGGTCTGTGTGCCGGCCGTCAACCGAccaattttatagcacagtccACCTAAACCCGCTGTCACGTATATTCGTGTATTAACGTATCTATGATAGTAGTACATGATCTgtgatgaaaaattaaaacctatTAAAAACTTTCATTATGAAGGCGTAGTATTGACTATATCACGAATGACAAGAAAAGTACACACATTTtacgaatcaataaaaagtttgtGACCAAATAAGGGTGTACTTAAACTAGAAATTACTTGTACGTAAAGAAAATATGGCATTTGTAAAAACACTATAAGTAAGCTAGATTTTCTAGCGTTTctattagaaaataaatggATAGTGTCATTTTAACATTCAGTACTAAACTAATGTTTTAGCTTTTGCTTTTATATTGTGGTGatacgaaaatattttttcattatttgatAACTGTTCTTGaaagttttaaaacaataaatagaCACACttaatttcttattttaacacgttatagcgtttaatactattatttgaaaatcataaaaaataattttatacacaaaaaatgTTCGACTCTAAAATAAATACTCAAGATGATTTTAACTTAGACATATTTGAAACTACGGATtacaaattatacaaagaTGGTATGAAGTTAATCGGTTTGTGGCCTTTCGAAAgttcgacgaaaaaaaacataaaaagaGCTTTTGTATTAATCAGCATGATTTCAGTATTAATATTCATAGTAAGTATTAGAATACTAATTAAAGTAATGAAATCTTTGTCTCTAACAGAAATTTGATGATTTAGTAGTTAGAGCTCAATTTTTAATTAccataaaaacaaaaactagAGACTCGAGTTTTAAGATACACATATATCTGgtttaatttgaaaatgagcttcaacaaaaaatttattggaTGAAAATAATCACAGATAATACAgcaaagttatttttttcttagcAAATCCGATTTGTAGAAGAGCTTAATCAAAATATCGACATAGCCTTACAAAGTGCTGGAACCGAAATTTTGAGTATAGGTTGCATAGCTAAATTTGTTACTACCTTAAGAGCGGAAGACAGCGtatgtaatttatttattatttataaataaaaactgtgAATGTTTTATCAAGAGTTTATTGGGCAGTGTACTTGTCCAGCAAGTAACTTATTACATAGCTTTGACTTACTTTTTCTATCTCATCCATTCTGTACTGACGACTTATGCCCATTTTAACAGTCTAAGTCTTTTTGATAGTATTCGGTATTTAATTCGTTATGTCCGACTCATAAATCTGTTTCAAGTCTACGAAAAGGTAATGCACTAAATGAATTCATCTATTTCTGGAGAAATCTACCCTGATATTTCTTAATAATTTCTTTCGCGTGTGAAGTCACGCGTGTTAATAGTATTTTCGCTAAGTAAGTACTGCCGACAGCGCCGCTTTTTTGGCATAAATGGTGTGTTGTGAGCAGCACGTTTTACGAgattgtatatctatatacattaccatatataaatatacgtcACGTTTTAAATAGAAAAACATTCGACGACTTAAGCATTGGGTTAGAAAGTACATACACAGTATGTTTTTTGATCTCCAACGTTCATtattagaattaaaaaagtgCCTGAATCATCGGCAAAAGCTTTCAAAAAGATTACACGTGAGTCTCTGCACGCAACACCCtgatacttaaaaaaaaatccggtAGGCAGCGCTCGCGTTTGGCGTCAAAACGTACTCACCTAGCGTATAATGTGtgagaatattttataagattATTAACTAAAACAGCACCTAAGCAATTAATTATTgcttgaaataaatttaaacaagCGTTTAGTACAATACTTTAAATACAAACATAACTTTTAAGTTTTTATGCCAATTGAACATCCATTTTCTCAATCAAATTGATACTATAATCACTTAATTTGTTTCAGTTCCgagtattatttattcaaatagcGAAACAGTGGGCTAGTATT is from Nasonia vitripennis strain AsymCx chromosome 1, Nvit_psr_1.1, whole genome shotgun sequence and encodes:
- the Or162 gene encoding odorant receptor 162 isoform X1 produces the protein MFDSKINTQDDFNLDIFETTDYKLYKDGMKLIGLWPFESSTKKTLKRAFVLISMISVLISIFRVLFIQIAKQWASITDETECKILADNVKLCHPLCTFYRVMAVFALSSYACLPSFGPVIMNILLPLNETRQKRIPAPAEYFVDEEKYFYILFSHGMILYMLVCVLYVTIDSMYSCIVHHTVGLVGIVTYRLQNIIDLDITSSPKNHTNNLEIRRRLRRAITLHKESIEFAENIEATYSLCFIIVMFVNLFSMVFTAACGIRTLHYDKVESFRWLMLYGSIIFHLFFNSNPGQNLFDKTSEIINTLYFTAWYDSGISTSNKRIIQIMMIRCLRPCQLTAGGLLVLNMFNFGAIVKTSFSYITMLLSVG
- the Or162 gene encoding odorant receptor 162, yielding MFDSKINTQDDFNLDIFETTDYKLYKDGMKLIGLWPFESSTKKTLKRAFVLISMISVLISIQIRFVEELNQNIDIVLQSAGSEILSIGCIAKFVTTLRAEDSFRVLFIQIAKQWASITDETECKILADNVKLCHPLCTFYRVMAVFALSSYACLPSFGPVIMNILLPLNETRQKRIPAPAEYFVDEEKYFYILFSHGMILYMLVCVLYVTIDSMYSCIVHHTVGLVGIVTYRLQNIIDLDITSSPKNHTNNLEIRRRLRRAITLHKESIEFAENIEATYSLCFIIVMFVNLFSMVFTAACGIRTLHYDKVESFRWLMLYGSIIFHLFFNSNPGQNLFDKTSEIINTLYFTAWYDSGISTSNKRIIQIMMIRCLRPCQLTAGGLLVLNMFNFGAIVKTSFSYITMLLSVG